A genome region from Paracoccus stylophorae includes the following:
- a CDS encoding biotin transporter BioY — translation MTLTQAALPARSTFTNVLLVLAGSALVALSAQASVPMWPVPMTLQTLAITIIGLTYGARLAAITLLAYLAEGAMGLPVFANASGGIAPLMGPTAGFLWGFVGMAWLTGWLVERGLDRGFLRLFVAGLVPGLLLFVPGAAALSVVLGKSAGEAVALAVSPFLIGAVVKAVIAAMIVAGGWTLFKRR, via the coding sequence ATGACGCTGACCCAAGCCGCGCTGCCGGCGCGCTCGACCTTCACCAATGTCCTGCTGGTCCTGGCCGGATCGGCCCTTGTCGCGCTGTCCGCGCAGGCCAGCGTGCCGATGTGGCCGGTGCCGATGACGCTGCAGACGCTGGCCATCACCATCATCGGGCTGACCTATGGCGCGCGCCTTGCCGCGATCACCCTGCTGGCCTATCTGGCCGAGGGTGCGATGGGTCTGCCTGTCTTCGCCAACGCCTCGGGCGGAATCGCGCCGCTGATGGGGCCGACCGCAGGCTTTCTGTGGGGCTTTGTCGGCATGGCCTGGCTGACCGGCTGGCTGGTGGAACGCGGACTGGATCGCGGCTTCCTGCGCCTGTTCGTCGCCGGGCTGGTGCCGGGGCTGCTGCTGTTCGTGCCGGGTGCCGCCGCCCTGTCGGTCGTGCTGGGCAAATCCGCGGGCGAGGCCGTCGCGCTGGCCGTATCGCCGTTCCTGATCGGGGCCGTCGTGAAGGCGGTGATCGCGGCCATGATTGTTGCCGGCGGCTGGACGCTGTTCAAGCGCCGCTGA
- a CDS encoding SDR family NAD(P)-dependent oxidoreductase translates to MTQDQNTRPGPVALVTGASRGLGAALAEGLAARGFHVLAVARTVGGLEELDDRIRAAGGTATLAPMDVSDAAAMQQLAQSVGARWGGLDLWAHCAIHAAPLSPAPHIDGKDWSKSLLVNVDIVRGLIALFEPMLRARDGTAMFFDDPRAGQKFFGAYGTTKGAQIALARSWQAETVRTGPRVVIAQPAPMPTAVRGRFFPGEDRSALTPCRSEAERLLDAL, encoded by the coding sequence ATGACGCAGGATCAGAACACCCGACCCGGACCCGTCGCCCTTGTGACCGGCGCATCGCGCGGGCTGGGCGCGGCCCTTGCCGAAGGGCTGGCCGCGCGCGGCTTTCACGTGCTGGCCGTGGCCCGCACCGTCGGCGGCCTGGAAGAGCTGGACGACCGCATCCGCGCGGCCGGCGGCACGGCGACGCTGGCGCCGATGGATGTCAGCGACGCGGCGGCGATGCAGCAGCTGGCGCAATCGGTCGGCGCACGATGGGGCGGGCTGGATCTGTGGGCGCATTGCGCCATCCACGCCGCGCCGCTGTCGCCCGCGCCCCATATCGACGGCAAGGACTGGTCGAAATCGCTGCTGGTCAATGTCGATATCGTGCGCGGCCTGATCGCCCTGTTCGAGCCGATGCTGCGCGCGCGCGACGGCACGGCGATGTTCTTCGACGATCCGCGGGCGGGGCAGAAATTCTTCGGCGCCTATGGCACGACCAAGGGCGCGCAGATCGCGCTGGCGCGCAGCTGGCAGGCGGAAACCGTGCGCACCGGGCCGCGCGTCGTCATCGCGCAGCCCGCCCCGATGCCGACCGCGGTCCGGGGCCGGTTCTTTCCGGGCGAGGATCGCAGCGCGCTGACGCCCTGCCGGTCCGAGGCCGAGCGTCTTCTGGACGCGCTGTAA
- a CDS encoding metal-dependent hydrolase, which produces MKLTWLGHSGFRLEIENAVILIDPWLSGNPVFPEDRRDKAIAGATHILLTHGHGDHSGDTLAIAKELKIPVAGIYDLINSWGNHQGIDGIGFNKGGTVDLGGAKVTMVNATHSSSLDGADGPIYAGHESGFMIAGEDRVIYVSGDTDIMADMEWMADYHRPDIGILCAGGHFTMDMRRAAYAARRYFDFKTVIPCHYKTFPLLEQSAQELIDGLPGVEVIEPEVMKAIEL; this is translated from the coding sequence ATGAAACTGACCTGGCTTGGACATTCCGGCTTTCGGCTGGAAATCGAGAATGCGGTGATCCTGATCGACCCGTGGCTGTCGGGAAACCCGGTCTTCCCCGAGGACAGGCGCGACAAGGCGATCGCGGGCGCGACCCATATCCTTCTGACCCACGGGCACGGCGATCATTCGGGCGACACGCTGGCCATCGCGAAAGAGCTGAAGATCCCGGTCGCCGGCATCTATGACCTGATCAACAGCTGGGGCAACCACCAGGGCATCGACGGCATCGGCTTCAACAAGGGCGGCACCGTCGATCTGGGCGGCGCAAAGGTGACGATGGTCAACGCCACCCATTCCAGTTCGCTGGATGGCGCGGACGGACCGATCTATGCCGGCCACGAATCCGGCTTCATGATCGCGGGCGAGGATCGGGTGATCTATGTCTCGGGCGACACCGACATCATGGCCGACATGGAATGGATGGCCGATTATCACCGTCCCGATATCGGCATCCTGTGCGCGGGCGGGCATTTCACCATGGACATGCGCCGCGCGGCCTATGCAGCGCGGAGATATTTCGACTTCAAGACCGTCATCCCCTGCCATTACAAGACATTCCCGCTGCTGGAACAGTCGGCGCAGGAGCTGATCGACGGCCTGCCCGGCGTCGAGGTGATCGAGCCCGAGGTGATGAAGGCCATCGAGTTGTGA
- the gltX gene encoding glutamate--tRNA ligase, translating into MPDQSAIVTRFAPSPTGYLHVGGARTALFNWLYARGRGGKFLLRIEDTDRARSTPEATAAILQGLEWLGLDWDDEPLSQFARRDRHAQVARQMLEAGAAYRCYSTPEEIAAWREAHPREPFKSPWRDATDHPDAPHALRLKAPRSGETVIQDAVQGEVRVANDQLDDMVLLRSDGTPTYMLAVVVDDHDMGVTHVIRGDDHLTNTARQIQIYDAMGWPRPVFAHIPLIHGEDGKKLSKRHGAVGLHEFAALGYPAAAMRNYLARLGWSHGDDELFDDAQAREWFDLSGIGRAPARLDFKKLEHVSSHHIAAMDDAALVAALQDYLSATGAPPLSETQTQRLIPALPALKAKARTLPQLLEQARFALIQRPVEMDRKAAGQLDTVSRGMLESLTAAVQHASWTRDELEQAAKKVAEEYGVGLGKLAGPLRAALAGRSATPSVFDMMTALGREESLARLRDQTELAG; encoded by the coding sequence ATGCCCGACCAATCTGCCATCGTCACCCGCTTTGCACCCTCGCCCACCGGCTATCTGCACGTCGGCGGGGCGCGGACCGCGCTGTTCAACTGGCTTTACGCCCGCGGCCGGGGCGGAAAATTCCTGCTGCGGATCGAGGATACCGACCGCGCCCGGTCCACGCCCGAGGCCACGGCGGCGATCCTGCAGGGGCTGGAATGGCTGGGGCTGGACTGGGACGACGAACCGCTCAGCCAGTTCGCCCGCCGGGACCGGCACGCGCAGGTCGCGCGCCAGATGCTGGAGGCAGGGGCGGCCTATCGCTGCTATTCGACGCCCGAGGAGATCGCCGCCTGGCGCGAGGCGCATCCGCGCGAGCCGTTCAAAAGCCCGTGGCGCGATGCCACCGATCACCCCGACGCGCCCCATGCCCTGCGCCTGAAGGCCCCGCGCAGCGGCGAGACGGTGATCCAGGATGCGGTGCAGGGCGAGGTTCGCGTGGCCAACGACCAGCTGGACGACATGGTGCTGCTGCGCAGCGACGGCACCCCCACCTATATGCTGGCCGTTGTGGTGGACGATCACGACATGGGCGTGACCCATGTGATCCGGGGCGACGATCACCTGACCAACACCGCCCGCCAGATCCAGATCTATGACGCGATGGGCTGGCCGCGGCCGGTCTTCGCCCATATTCCGCTGATCCACGGCGAGGACGGCAAGAAACTGTCCAAGCGGCACGGCGCGGTGGGGTTGCATGAGTTCGCGGCATTGGGATATCCGGCGGCGGCGATGCGGAACTATCTGGCGCGGCTTGGCTGGAGCCATGGCGACGACGAGCTGTTCGACGATGCTCAGGCGCGCGAATGGTTCGATCTGTCGGGGATCGGCCGTGCGCCGGCGCGGCTGGATTTCAAGAAGCTGGAACATGTCAGCAGCCACCATATCGCCGCGATGGACGACGCCGCGCTGGTGGCGGCGTTGCAGGATTACCTGTCCGCAACCGGCGCGCCGCCGCTGTCGGAGACGCAGACGCAACGGCTGATCCCGGCGCTGCCGGCGTTGAAGGCCAAGGCCCGGACCCTGCCGCAACTGCTGGAGCAGGCGCGTTTCGCGCTGATCCAGCGCCCGGTCGAGATGGACCGGAAAGCCGCCGGTCAGCTGGACACGGTATCCCGTGGTATGCTGGAATCGTTGACTGCCGCGGTGCAGCATGCTAGCTGGACGCGAGACGAGCTGGAGCAGGCGGCCAAGAAGGTCGCCGAGGAATACGGCGTCGGGTTGGGCAAGCTTGCGGGGCCTTTGCGCGCCGCTCTGGCCGGGCGTTCGGCAACCCCCAGTGTGTTCGACATGATGACGGCGCTTGGTCGCGAAGAATCGCTTGCCCGGCTCCGGGACCAGACGGAATTGGCGGGATGA
- a CDS encoding aminopeptidase P family protein codes for MSFQSFDDPAGGGDHAARLADLRARLRRMDLDGFIVPRADAHQGEYVADADARLAWLTGFTGSAGFAIVTQDRAAVFTDGRYRVQVRQQVDPAQFAAVDWPATRPSAWLRDALPEGGRVGFDPWLHTRKEIETMERGLDGTGIGLIAVDQNPVDAVWPDRPAPPVGPARAHDDALAGETSAQKRARLADELRDAGQAAAFLSLPDSISWLLNIRGSDLPKNPVVQAFAVLSDDGHVALFSDPDKFDDRLRAHLGDQVAILHPEGLSAALLDLEGPVRIDPDTAPEAAFRLLERAGTDIARAPDPAILPKARKSDAELAGMRQAHLRDGLAMVRLLAWLDAQDHTALTEIDIVRKLESLRIEAGITDISFDTIMGAGPNGAIVHYRVTRSSNRRLGRDDMLLIDSGGQYIDGTTDITRTVALGQPSPDAVTAYTAVLRGMIAISRARFPKGVAGAHIDALARQFLWQSGFDYDHGTGHGVGAALCVHEGPVRISRASDTKLEAGMILSNEPGYYREGSFGIRIENLIAVIPAEAEPGREMLGFETLTLCPIDTRAIDRQALSRDEAGWLNAYHARVRDLLSPHLDRPAQDWLRKATQPIGGACSA; via the coding sequence GTGAGCTTTCAGTCCTTCGACGATCCCGCCGGGGGAGGCGATCACGCCGCCCGGCTGGCCGATCTGCGCGCCCGTCTGCGGCGGATGGACCTGGACGGCTTCATCGTGCCGCGCGCGGATGCGCATCAGGGCGAATACGTGGCCGACGCCGATGCACGGCTGGCCTGGCTGACCGGGTTCACCGGCAGCGCGGGCTTTGCCATCGTGACGCAGGATCGCGCGGCGGTGTTCACCGACGGCCGCTATCGCGTGCAGGTCCGACAGCAGGTCGATCCGGCGCAGTTCGCGGCCGTGGACTGGCCGGCGACGCGACCCTCGGCGTGGCTGCGCGACGCGCTGCCCGAGGGCGGGCGCGTGGGTTTCGATCCGTGGCTGCACACCCGCAAGGAAATCGAGACGATGGAGCGCGGGCTGGACGGCACCGGCATCGGGCTGATCGCCGTCGACCAGAACCCGGTCGATGCCGTCTGGCCCGACCGCCCCGCCCCGCCGGTCGGTCCCGCGCGCGCCCATGACGACGCGCTGGCGGGCGAGACATCGGCGCAGAAACGCGCGCGCCTAGCGGACGAGTTGCGCGATGCGGGGCAGGCAGCCGCGTTCCTGTCCCTGCCCGATTCGATCTCGTGGCTTCTGAACATTCGCGGCAGCGATCTGCCAAAGAACCCGGTGGTGCAGGCTTTTGCCGTCCTGTCCGATGACGGGCATGTGGCGCTGTTCAGCGATCCGGACAAGTTCGACGACCGGCTGCGCGCCCATCTGGGCGATCAGGTCGCGATCCTGCACCCCGAGGGGCTGTCCGCGGCGCTTCTGGATCTGGAAGGCCCGGTGCGGATCGACCCGGACACCGCGCCCGAGGCCGCATTCCGCCTGCTGGAACGCGCGGGCACCGATATCGCGCGCGCCCCCGATCCGGCGATCCTGCCCAAGGCGCGCAAATCCGACGCGGAACTGGCCGGGATGCGGCAGGCGCATCTGCGCGACGGCCTCGCCATGGTGCGGCTGCTGGCATGGCTGGACGCGCAGGACCACACCGCGCTGACCGAGATCGACATCGTCCGCAAGCTTGAATCGCTGCGGATCGAGGCAGGCATCACCGATATCAGCTTCGACACGATCATGGGCGCGGGTCCGAACGGGGCCATCGTGCATTACCGCGTCACCCGGTCCAGCAATCGCAGGCTGGGGCGTGACGACATGCTGCTGATCGATTCGGGCGGCCAGTATATCGACGGCACCACCGACATCACCCGCACGGTCGCCCTGGGCCAGCCGTCGCCCGACGCCGTCACCGCCTATACCGCGGTGCTGCGCGGCATGATCGCGATCAGCCGCGCGCGCTTTCCCAAGGGTGTGGCGGGCGCGCATATCGACGCGCTGGCGCGGCAGTTCCTGTGGCAATCGGGGTTCGATTACGACCACGGCACCGGCCACGGCGTCGGCGCGGCGCTGTGCGTCCACGAAGGTCCGGTGCGCATCAGCCGCGCCAGCGATACCAAGCTGGAGGCGGGCATGATCCTGTCGAACGAACCCGGCTATTACCGCGAAGGGTCGTTCGGCATCCGGATCGAGAACCTGATCGCGGTGATCCCGGCCGAGGCCGAACCCGGACGCGAGATGCTGGGCTTCGAGACGCTGACCCTGTGCCCCATCGACACCCGCGCCATCGACCGGCAGGCGCTGTCCCGCGACGAGGCGGGCTGGCTGAACGCCTATCACGCCCGCGTCCGCGACCTGCTGTCGCCGCATCTGGACCGGCCCGCGCAGGACTGGCTGCGCAAGGCGACGCAGCCGATTGGCGGGGCATGTTCGGCCTGA
- a CDS encoding DUF1284 domain-containing protein, with translation MSIWTIAEQSPSPHEERVRDASGPVRLRPHHVLCAIGWQGRGYSPDFTRNMNRIVQDRLRADPATEVVFTAGADAICGPCPSRRGTGCAAQDRIDALDRRHAEALGIAPGARMGWAEAQSRAVSRLVPDDLDRICAGCQWLELGLCKDALARLQSAV, from the coding sequence ATGTCGATCTGGACAATCGCTGAGCAATCGCCATCGCCGCATGAAGAACGGGTCCGGGACGCATCCGGGCCCGTTCGGCTGCGCCCGCATCATGTGCTGTGCGCGATCGGCTGGCAGGGGCGCGGCTATTCGCCCGATTTCACCCGCAACATGAACCGGATTGTGCAGGACCGGCTGCGTGCCGACCCCGCGACCGAGGTGGTGTTCACGGCCGGCGCGGATGCGATCTGCGGCCCGTGCCCGTCGCGCCGCGGGACCGGCTGCGCGGCGCAGGACCGGATCGACGCGCTGGACCGCCGGCATGCCGAGGCGCTTGGCATCGCGCCGGGCGCGCGGATGGGCTGGGCCGAGGCGCAGTCGCGCGCGGTCAGCCGGCTGGTGCCGGACGATCTGGACCGGATCTGCGCTGGCTGTCAGTGGCTGGAACTGGGGCTGTGCAAGGACGCGCTGGCGCGTCTTCAGTCAGCGGTATGA
- the gltA gene encoding citrate synthase, with product MADKKTANLMIGDAEVGLPILTPTAGPDVVDIRKLYGQVGVFTYDPGFTSTASCDSTITYIDGDEGELWYRGYPIEQLAEKSHYLEVCYLLLYGELPDAEQLTDFENRVTSHTMVHEQMHNFFRGFRRDAHPMATMVGVVGAMSAFYHDSTDITDPWQREVASIRLIAKLPTIAAMAYKYSIGQPFVYPQNELDYATNFLHMCFSVPAEKYTVDPALAKAMDRIFTLHADHEQNASTSTVRLAGSSGANPFACIAAGIACLWGPAHGGANQASLEMLRQIGSVENIPEYIARAKDKEDPFRLMGFGHRVYKNFDPRAKVMKESADEVLDLLGVHDNPTLQVAKELEKIAREDDYFVSKKLYPNVDFYSGIILEAMGFPTSMFTPIFALSRTVGWIAQWKEMISDPQIKIGRPRQLYVGADKRDYVDLDNR from the coding sequence ATGGCCGATAAGAAGACCGCCAACTTGATGATCGGAGACGCCGAGGTCGGATTGCCGATCCTGACCCCGACTGCGGGGCCGGATGTCGTGGACATCCGCAAGCTGTATGGGCAGGTGGGCGTGTTCACCTATGATCCGGGGTTCACCTCGACCGCCAGCTGCGATTCGACCATCACCTATATCGACGGCGACGAGGGCGAGCTGTGGTATCGCGGCTATCCGATCGAGCAGCTGGCCGAGAAATCGCATTATCTGGAAGTCTGCTATCTGCTTCTCTACGGCGAATTGCCCGACGCCGAGCAGCTGACCGATTTCGAAAATCGTGTGACCAGCCACACGATGGTGCATGAACAGATGCACAATTTCTTCCGCGGATTCCGCCGCGACGCGCATCCGATGGCGACCATGGTCGGCGTGGTCGGGGCGATGTCGGCCTTCTATCACGATTCGACCGACATCACCGATCCGTGGCAGCGCGAGGTCGCCTCGATCCGGCTGATCGCGAAACTGCCGACGATTGCCGCGATGGCCTATAAATACTCGATCGGGCAGCCTTTCGTGTATCCGCAGAACGAACTGGATTACGCCACGAACTTCCTGCACATGTGCTTTTCGGTCCCGGCCGAGAAATACACCGTCGATCCGGCGCTGGCCAAGGCAATGGATCGCATCTTCACCCTGCATGCCGATCACGAACAGAACGCCTCGACCTCGACCGTGCGGCTGGCCGGATCGTCGGGCGCCAATCCGTTCGCCTGCATCGCGGCCGGCATCGCCTGTCTGTGGGGGCCGGCGCATGGCGGGGCGAATCAGGCGTCGCTGGAAATGCTGCGCCAGATCGGCAGCGTGGAAAACATTCCAGAATACATCGCCCGCGCCAAGGACAAGGAGGACCCGTTCCGCCTGATGGGCTTTGGCCACCGGGTCTACAAGAATTTCGACCCGCGCGCCAAGGTGATGAAGGAAAGCGCCGACGAGGTGCTGGATCTTCTGGGCGTCCACGACAACCCGACCTTGCAGGTTGCCAAGGAACTGGAAAAGATCGCGCGCGAGGACGACTATTTCGTCTCGAAGAAGCTGTATCCGAACGTCGATTTCTATTCGGGCATCATCCTCGAGGCGATGGGTTTCCCGACCTCGATGTTCACGCCGATCTTCGCGCTGTCGCGCACGGTCGGCTGGATCGCGCAGTGGAAAGAGATGATCAGCGATCCGCAGATCAAGATCGGCCGTCCGCGTCAGCTGTATGTCGGTGCCGACAAGCGCGATTATGTCGATCTGGACAATCGCTGA